Proteins encoded in a region of the Streptomyces akebiae genome:
- a CDS encoding ABC transporter substrate-binding protein has translation MKEARIDRRLFLRGIGGVTAGVAAATTLGACGTGTSRSVGSGGKSGKTVVVRDSGGSYGAALQKAIYTPFTQETGIAVKVLNVDDAPLLAQIKQGRPQCDLINNSMMSHNKYVKQDALEALDPDRLKSLKSAKIPEAQITDHAIGHSFYGQCIAYRTDAFGGAKPESWADFFDTKAFKGGRSMCSPSGDLPELEFALLADGVPMDKLYPLDVDRAFKALTRLRGDIKKFWDSGPLPGVLLSRQEVTMSTVWDGRIADLEKQGVPVTRQLNGMRRQFSGYAIAKDAAHVDNAYLLMDFALRAESQAALAKAFPSNPSSPLAYAKLTENERNALAGAPKYYDKGFDADVDWWLKNEPAVTKRWLEWARG, from the coding sequence ATGAAAGAAGCCCGGATAGACCGCAGACTGTTCCTGCGAGGAATAGGCGGGGTCACGGCGGGCGTCGCCGCCGCGACCACCCTCGGCGCCTGCGGCACCGGCACCAGCCGGTCCGTCGGCAGCGGCGGCAAGAGCGGCAAGACGGTGGTCGTCCGCGACAGCGGCGGTTCCTACGGCGCGGCCCTCCAGAAGGCGATCTACACGCCGTTCACCCAGGAGACCGGGATCGCCGTCAAGGTGCTCAACGTGGACGACGCCCCGCTGCTCGCCCAGATCAAGCAGGGCCGCCCGCAGTGCGACCTCATCAACAACTCGATGATGTCCCACAACAAGTACGTCAAGCAGGACGCGCTGGAGGCGCTGGACCCCGACCGGCTCAAGAGCCTGAAGAGCGCGAAGATCCCCGAGGCCCAGATCACCGACCATGCGATCGGCCACAGCTTCTACGGGCAGTGCATCGCGTACCGCACGGACGCGTTCGGCGGCGCCAAGCCGGAGTCGTGGGCGGACTTCTTCGACACCAAGGCGTTCAAGGGCGGCCGGTCGATGTGCAGCCCGTCCGGTGACTTGCCGGAGCTGGAGTTCGCGCTGCTGGCCGACGGCGTTCCCATGGACAAGCTGTACCCGCTCGATGTGGACCGTGCCTTCAAGGCGCTGACCCGGCTGCGAGGCGACATCAAGAAGTTCTGGGACAGCGGCCCGCTCCCCGGTGTGCTGCTCAGCCGCCAGGAAGTGACGATGTCCACCGTCTGGGACGGCCGGATCGCCGATCTGGAGAAGCAGGGCGTTCCGGTCACCCGGCAGCTGAACGGCATGCGCCGTCAGTTCTCGGGCTACGCCATCGCCAAGGACGCGGCCCACGTGGACAACGCCTACCTGCTGATGGATTTCGCGCTGCGCGCGGAGAGCCAGGCCGCCCTGGCGAAGGCGTTCCCGTCGAACCCGTCCTCCCCCCTGGCCTACGCCAAGCTCACCGAGAACGAGCGCAACGCGCTCGCGGGTGCGCCGAAGTACTACGACAAGGGCTTCGACGCAGATGTCGACTGGTGGCTGAAGAACGAACCGGCCGTCACCAAGCGCTGGCTGGAGTGGGCTCGTGGCTGA
- the solA gene encoding N-methyl-L-tryptophan oxidase: MSAARKRVAVVGVGTMGSQAAWRLAARGAEVVGYDRFAPGHDRGAAGGETRIFRSAHFEDSRYVPLLKHADALWEQLQQETGRELRRLTGCLLMGPTGHHQMATVLESIAEHDLDHEVLDAELLAKRFSQYRIEDGDAAVLDRRAGFIRPELTIQSAARRAEQLGAVIHRYSTVREIVPVAGGVEIRTDAGSERFDTAVVTPGPWVNDLLPDLPWEVDVRRLVSAWYVPTAPEAWFGEERPAFIRTAPTHCYGLPSPDGISVKLGLSRALHQPAGDPNQLDRTVQPEELEIFSELIGRHMPDLHPDPTRLSVYMEGYTESSRPLVGPLPGAENVILLAGFSGHGFKLSPAFGDIAADLALDGTSPQPIDFISTVGRTEA, from the coding sequence GTGTCAGCTGCCAGGAAGCGCGTCGCCGTCGTCGGCGTCGGAACGATGGGCAGCCAGGCCGCCTGGCGGCTGGCGGCCCGAGGCGCCGAGGTCGTCGGGTACGACCGGTTCGCCCCCGGCCACGACCGCGGTGCCGCAGGCGGTGAGACCCGGATCTTCCGCAGCGCGCACTTCGAGGACTCCCGCTACGTCCCGCTGCTCAAGCACGCCGACGCCCTGTGGGAGCAACTGCAGCAGGAGACCGGCCGTGAGCTGCGCCGGCTGACCGGATGTCTGCTGATGGGGCCGACCGGGCACCACCAGATGGCCACCGTCCTGGAGTCCATCGCGGAGCACGACCTCGACCACGAGGTGCTGGATGCCGAGCTTCTGGCGAAACGTTTCTCCCAGTACCGCATCGAGGACGGCGACGCGGCCGTGCTCGACCGCCGCGCCGGTTTCATCCGCCCGGAGCTGACCATCCAGAGCGCCGCCCGCCGCGCCGAGCAGCTGGGCGCGGTGATCCACCGCTACAGCACGGTCCGCGAGATCGTCCCCGTCGCGGGTGGCGTAGAGATCCGCACCGACGCCGGCAGCGAGCGCTTCGACACCGCCGTCGTCACCCCCGGCCCCTGGGTCAACGACCTGCTGCCCGACCTGCCGTGGGAGGTGGACGTCCGCCGCCTGGTCAGCGCCTGGTACGTGCCGACCGCCCCCGAGGCCTGGTTCGGCGAGGAGCGCCCGGCGTTCATCCGCACGGCACCCACCCACTGCTACGGCCTGCCCTCCCCGGACGGCATCTCCGTCAAGCTCGGCCTCTCCCGGGCCCTGCACCAGCCCGCGGGCGACCCGAACCAGCTGGACCGGACGGTGCAGCCCGAGGAACTGGAGATCTTCTCCGAGCTGATCGGGCGTCACATGCCGGACCTGCACCCGGACCCGACCCGCCTCTCCGTCTACATGGAGGGCTACACCGAGAGCAGCCGCCCCCTGGTCGGCCCCCTGCCCGGCGCCGAGAACGTGATCCTGCTCGCCGGCTTCTCCGGCCACGGCTTCAAGCTCTCGCCCGCCTTCGGTGACATCGCCGCCGACCTGGCTCTGGACGGCACCTCGCCCCAGCCCATCGACTTCATCTCCACCGTCGGCCGTACGGAGGCATGA
- a CDS encoding M14 family metallopeptidase, translating into MNDTTLTVGSIEAQPGTKVRGTVRVDLGTLTVDIPLTLVNGVRPGPRVVITAGVHGGEFTPIDAVVRLADRLEPGQVHGQVIICPVANPPAVYEGRLNISPVDGVNLNRVFPGDPAGGPTERLAAWLFTHLVDGADVYVDLHCGGIDQVLRDFVGYRLTGDPDLDKATGELAGSFGIEDVILGLKADGGNSHAAAARRGISAVLVEVGSLGQRDEPTALRRVDGLLTALRHLGVLDQDGSAPAPIREWVWSAGVTAEATGLWYPEFSFDADVIGEVNEGDLLGRIVDPADGTEHTVHAPAGGRIFYAMHGLTVAPGAELAALAVPWDPDTAARTDTLRTPGVGAGSDEAGPRA; encoded by the coding sequence ATGAACGACACCACCCTCACCGTCGGCTCCATCGAAGCCCAGCCCGGCACCAAGGTCCGCGGCACCGTCCGGGTCGACCTCGGCACCCTCACCGTCGACATCCCGCTGACCCTGGTCAACGGCGTCCGCCCCGGCCCCCGGGTCGTCATCACCGCGGGCGTGCACGGCGGCGAGTTCACGCCCATCGACGCCGTCGTACGACTGGCGGACAGGCTGGAACCCGGCCAGGTGCACGGGCAGGTGATCATCTGCCCCGTCGCCAACCCGCCCGCCGTGTACGAGGGCAGGCTCAACATCTCCCCGGTCGACGGCGTGAACCTCAACCGCGTCTTCCCCGGCGACCCGGCAGGCGGCCCCACCGAGCGGCTGGCCGCCTGGCTCTTCACCCACCTGGTCGACGGCGCCGACGTCTACGTCGACCTGCACTGCGGCGGCATCGACCAGGTCCTGCGGGACTTCGTCGGCTACCGCCTCACCGGTGACCCGGACCTCGACAAGGCCACGGGCGAACTGGCAGGCTCCTTCGGCATCGAGGACGTCATCCTCGGACTGAAGGCCGACGGCGGCAACAGCCACGCGGCCGCCGCCCGCCGGGGCATCTCGGCGGTCCTGGTCGAGGTCGGCTCACTCGGACAGCGGGACGAGCCCACGGCCCTGCGCCGCGTCGACGGACTCCTCACGGCACTGCGCCACCTGGGCGTCCTCGATCAGGACGGATCCGCCCCGGCCCCGATCCGTGAGTGGGTCTGGTCCGCCGGCGTCACCGCCGAGGCCACCGGCCTGTGGTACCCGGAGTTCTCCTTCGACGCCGACGTCATCGGCGAAGTGAACGAAGGCGACCTCCTCGGCCGCATCGTCGACCCGGCCGACGGCACGGAGCACACGGTCCACGCCCCGGCCGGCGGACGGATCTTCTACGCCATGCACGGTCTCACCGTCGCCCCCGGCGCCGAACTCGCCGCCCTCGCCGTGCCGTGGGACCCCGACACGGCCGCGCGGACCGACACCCTCCGGACGCCCGGTGTGGGCGCCGGGTCCGACGAGGCGGGCCCCCGCGCCTAG
- a CDS encoding aminotransferase class III-fold pyridoxal phosphate-dependent enzyme, whose product MIDTAQRHLLLHMTANGSLAMPGQELFVVSRGEGPYIDDADGNRYIDGLSGLYCCQLGYSYGPEFAEAAEKQLRELCYSPLWSGSAHPTAIELAERLSRIAPVDIEHTFFSSGGAEAVETAWKIARRYHALRGEPGRTKAIARRGAYHGLTIGALSLTDDPGLTEPYGPPAIDTRFVANTNRFGLAPEYADDGLYTARLLAELEDAILAEGPETIAMLIAEPVQNRGGCITPPQGYWQGLRALADRYGLLLVADEVITAFGRLGEWFGGDRYGARPDMVTVAKGITAGYAPLGATLVSQGVVEVINRPGTVLNHGYTFAGHPLSAAIALRNLEIMERDRILENVRDLQGHLAGRMASLADLRIVGDVRGAGFFYACELVGDQEDGGFGDTARADLIADLIPRRLREAGLLARVYNRSAPLVQIAPPLISDRALLDRIADILAETLAEASTRI is encoded by the coding sequence ATGATCGACACCGCTCAGCGGCACCTGCTGCTGCACATGACCGCCAACGGATCGCTCGCGATGCCGGGCCAGGAACTGTTCGTCGTCAGCCGCGGCGAGGGCCCGTACATCGACGACGCGGACGGCAACCGCTACATCGACGGACTGTCAGGGCTGTACTGCTGCCAGCTCGGCTACTCCTACGGCCCCGAGTTCGCCGAGGCGGCCGAGAAGCAGCTGCGCGAGCTGTGCTACAGCCCGCTGTGGTCCGGCTCCGCGCACCCCACGGCGATCGAACTCGCCGAGCGCCTGTCGCGGATCGCCCCCGTCGACATCGAGCACACCTTCTTCTCCAGCGGCGGCGCCGAAGCCGTCGAGACCGCCTGGAAGATCGCCCGCCGCTACCACGCTCTGCGCGGCGAACCGGGCCGCACCAAGGCCATCGCTCGGCGCGGCGCCTACCACGGACTGACCATCGGTGCCCTCTCCCTCACCGACGACCCCGGCCTGACGGAGCCGTACGGCCCGCCGGCGATCGACACCCGGTTCGTGGCCAACACCAACCGCTTCGGTCTCGCACCGGAATACGCGGACGACGGCCTGTACACGGCCCGGCTGCTCGCCGAGCTGGAGGACGCGATTCTGGCCGAGGGGCCGGAGACCATCGCCATGCTGATCGCCGAGCCGGTGCAGAACCGGGGCGGCTGCATCACCCCGCCCCAGGGTTACTGGCAGGGTCTGCGGGCGCTGGCCGACCGGTACGGACTCCTGCTCGTCGCCGACGAGGTGATCACGGCCTTCGGCCGCCTCGGGGAGTGGTTCGGCGGGGACCGCTACGGCGCCCGCCCGGACATGGTCACCGTTGCCAAGGGCATCACCGCCGGTTACGCCCCCCTGGGGGCGACTCTGGTCAGCCAGGGTGTCGTCGAGGTCATCAACCGGCCCGGCACGGTCCTCAACCACGGCTACACCTTCGCCGGGCACCCGCTGAGCGCGGCCATCGCCCTGCGCAACCTGGAGATCATGGAGCGGGACCGGATCCTGGAGAACGTCCGTGACCTCCAAGGCCACCTGGCGGGCCGCATGGCATCCCTCGCGGACCTGAGAATCGTCGGCGACGTCCGGGGAGCCGGGTTCTTCTACGCCTGCGAACTCGTCGGCGACCAAGAGGACGGCGGCTTCGGCGACACCGCCCGCGCCGACCTGATCGCCGACCTGATCCCGCGCCGGCTGCGCGAGGCCGGCCTCCTCGCCCGCGTCTACAACCGGTCCGCGCCACTGGTCCAGATCGCGCCCCCGCTGATCAGCGACCGGGCCCTTCTCGACCGTATCGCCGACATCCTCGCGGAGACCCTCGCCGAGGCGTCCACCCGCATCTGA
- a CDS encoding IclR family transcriptional regulator produces the protein MKSVTRSLRVLEAVAQHQPVTVGELTKLFGLPKSTVQRTLVTLAEAGWLRANRKDTTRWEIGARVLAVRPAALQGSSLFAAAREPMIRLRDTVNETIHLSVPDALHSMVVVDRVDCDHPVRTFHTIGDTSPLHATATGRAILSQLSKQDVEELIAQGLERFSDTTPADPDELRAELDRIRADGYAINRNQYRPGVCALAAPVLDESGTPLAAVAISMPDSRYDVQRESEWGGLVAGAAEEISGRLLGG, from the coding sequence ATGAAGAGCGTCACGAGATCGCTGCGGGTTCTGGAAGCGGTCGCCCAGCATCAGCCGGTCACCGTCGGGGAGTTGACGAAACTCTTCGGCCTGCCGAAGTCGACCGTGCAGCGCACCCTGGTCACCCTGGCGGAGGCGGGCTGGCTGCGCGCGAACCGCAAGGACACCACCCGCTGGGAGATCGGCGCCCGTGTACTGGCCGTACGGCCCGCAGCCCTGCAGGGCTCCAGCCTGTTCGCCGCCGCCCGCGAACCCATGATCCGCCTCCGCGACACGGTGAACGAGACCATCCACCTCTCGGTGCCCGACGCACTGCACAGCATGGTCGTCGTCGACCGCGTCGACTGCGACCATCCCGTACGGACCTTCCACACCATCGGCGACACGTCACCGCTGCACGCCACGGCCACCGGGCGCGCGATCCTCTCCCAGCTTTCGAAGCAGGACGTCGAGGAACTCATCGCCCAGGGCCTGGAGCGCTTCAGCGACACGACCCCCGCCGACCCCGACGAGCTGCGCGCCGAACTGGACCGGATCCGCGCCGACGGCTACGCGATCAACCGGAACCAGTACCGGCCGGGCGTCTGCGCCCTCGCCGCACCCGTGCTCGACGAGAGCGGGACACCGTTGGCCGCCGTGGCCATCTCGATGCCCGACTCCCGGTACGACGTGCAACGGGAGTCCGAGTGGGGTGGCCTCGTGGCCGGCGCGGCAGAGGAGATCAGCGGACGCCTACTGGGCGGCTGA
- a CDS encoding ABC transporter permease: MAATLTAGAPARPRKLLASRRTRVGILYALPVVVYLLVLFVYPIFSTLVLSLKDADGSFTLHWYADALTGVNLSVLFTTLRISAETAVLSLVFGFVLAQAITRLKPVWAGLAMLVVVVPHFVSALVRTYGWIIMLGDKGLVNETLAWAPGAPYQLLYNELGVVIGTTSMMLPYTVLLLYGVMRGVDRRLLAAASSMGAGKVTIFRRVYLPLVAPGLASAGLLSFILSLGYYITPALMGGPNQTMIATLINQQVTKENQWNGAAAQGVILLVLTLAGLLLVKVVSSLGASRKKRNAS; encoded by the coding sequence ATGGCAGCCACCCTCACCGCGGGCGCTCCCGCCCGTCCGCGCAAGCTCCTGGCCTCGCGCCGGACCCGGGTCGGGATCCTGTACGCGCTGCCGGTCGTGGTCTATCTGCTGGTGCTGTTCGTCTACCCGATCTTCAGCACGCTGGTGCTGAGCCTGAAGGACGCCGACGGATCGTTCACCTTGCACTGGTACGCCGACGCCCTGACCGGGGTGAATCTGTCGGTGCTGTTCACCACGCTGCGGATCTCCGCCGAAACGGCCGTGCTCAGCCTGGTCTTCGGGTTCGTCCTGGCCCAGGCGATCACCCGGCTGAAGCCGGTGTGGGCGGGTCTGGCGATGCTGGTCGTGGTCGTCCCGCACTTCGTGTCCGCCCTGGTGCGCACCTACGGCTGGATCATCATGCTCGGCGACAAGGGCCTGGTGAACGAAACCCTGGCGTGGGCCCCGGGGGCGCCCTACCAGCTGCTCTACAACGAACTGGGCGTCGTCATCGGCACCACCTCGATGATGCTCCCCTACACGGTGCTGCTCCTTTATGGGGTGATGCGAGGGGTGGACCGGCGGCTGCTGGCGGCCGCGTCGAGCATGGGCGCGGGCAAGGTGACGATCTTCCGCCGGGTCTATCTGCCGCTGGTCGCGCCTGGCCTGGCCAGTGCCGGCCTGCTCAGCTTCATCCTGTCACTGGGGTACTACATCACTCCGGCCCTGATGGGCGGACCCAACCAGACGATGATCGCCACCCTCATCAACCAGCAGGTGACGAAGGAGAACCAGTGGAACGGGGCGGCCGCGCAGGGCGTCATCCTGCTGGTCCTCACCCTGGCCGGACTGCTGCTGGTCAAGGTCGTCAGCTCCCTGGGCGCCAGCCGTAAGAAGAGGAACGCCTCATGA
- a CDS encoding IclR family transcriptional regulator encodes MKSVIRSLRILEAVARHQPVTVGELTKLFGLPKSTVQRTLVTLNEAGWLRANRRDTTRWEIGARVLAVRPAALQGSSLFAAAREPMIRLRDTVNETIHLSVPDALHSMVVVDRVDCDHPVRTFHTIGDTSPLHATATGHAILSHLPRPEVDEFATGTFEGYGEDTITDAEELRTELQRVRERGYAVNHNQYLQGICAIAAPVLDGEGVPLAAVAVSLPDSRFEPGRLAELGRLVTETAAEITARHLR; translated from the coding sequence ATGAAGAGCGTCATCAGGTCACTGCGCATCCTGGAGGCGGTCGCCCGGCATCAGCCGGTCACCGTGGGCGAGTTGACGAAACTCTTCGGCCTGCCGAAGTCGACCGTGCAGCGCACTCTGGTCACCCTCAACGAGGCGGGCTGGCTCCGGGCCAACCGCAGGGACACCACGCGCTGGGAGATCGGCGCCCGGGTGCTGGCCGTACGGCCCGCAGCCCTGCAGGGCTCCAGCCTGTTCGCCGCCGCCCGCGAACCCATGATCCGCCTCCGCGACACGGTCAACGAGACCATCCACCTCTCGGTGCCCGACGCACTGCACAGCATGGTCGTCGTCGACCGCGTCGACTGCGACCATCCCGTACGGACCTTCCACACCATCGGCGACACCTCACCCCTGCACGCCACGGCCACCGGGCACGCGATCCTCTCCCATCTCCCGCGTCCTGAGGTCGACGAGTTCGCGACGGGCACCTTCGAGGGGTACGGCGAGGACACCATCACCGACGCCGAGGAGCTGCGCACGGAGCTCCAGCGGGTCAGGGAGCGTGGCTACGCCGTCAACCACAACCAGTACCTCCAGGGGATCTGCGCCATCGCCGCACCCGTCCTGGACGGTGAGGGCGTCCCGCTGGCCGCCGTGGCCGTCTCCCTGCCTGATTCACGCTTCGAGCCCGGTCGGCTCGCGGAGCTGGGGCGACTGGTGACCGAGACGGCGGCGGAGATCACCGCACGCCACCTGCGCTGA
- a CDS encoding ABC transporter permease, which yields MMELRKTLTGRIALTVVATLILLFLALPIVVILVTSFSNNAFAAFPPEAWTLNWYRALFADGSKWPAALSLSALVAALSTVFSLIIGVTAATALVRSELPLRSAVFALVLGPLLIPQIVTALGLFLLFEPAAMLGSPIAIALGHTVLASPIAVLILIATLRGIDERLEDAAASMGAGRLTIARKITFPLAAPGMIAAAIFSFITSFDEFYISQFLSSVDTVTLPVQVYNSLTFEIDPSVTAVSAILIAFAVLALGLVALVRWIGTGRQESLLSVENTVGVAAPGGETV from the coding sequence ATGATGGAGCTGCGCAAGACCCTCACCGGCCGAATCGCCCTGACCGTCGTCGCCACCCTGATCCTGCTGTTCCTGGCCCTGCCGATCGTCGTCATCCTCGTCACCTCCTTCAGCAACAACGCCTTCGCCGCCTTCCCGCCCGAGGCGTGGACGCTGAACTGGTACAGGGCCCTCTTCGCCGACGGCAGCAAATGGCCCGCCGCGCTCTCCCTGAGCGCCCTGGTCGCCGCGCTGAGCACCGTGTTCTCCCTCATCATCGGGGTGACCGCGGCGACCGCCCTGGTCCGCAGCGAACTCCCGCTGCGCTCGGCGGTGTTCGCCCTGGTCCTCGGACCCCTGCTCATCCCGCAGATCGTCACCGCACTCGGGCTGTTCCTGCTCTTCGAGCCGGCCGCGATGCTCGGCAGCCCGATCGCCATCGCGCTCGGCCACACCGTGCTCGCCTCACCCATCGCGGTCCTGATCCTGATCGCCACCCTGCGCGGCATCGACGAACGCCTGGAGGACGCCGCCGCCAGCATGGGCGCCGGCCGCCTCACCATCGCCCGGAAGATCACCTTCCCCCTCGCCGCCCCCGGAATGATCGCGGCAGCGATCTTCTCCTTCATCACCAGCTTCGACGAGTTCTACATCTCCCAGTTCCTCTCGTCCGTCGACACCGTCACCCTGCCCGTGCAGGTCTACAACTCGCTCACCTTCGAGATCGACCCCAGTGTGACCGCAGTGAGCGCCATCCTCATCGCCTTCGCCGTCCTCGCCCTCGGCCTCGTCGCCCTGGTCCGCTGGATCGGCACCGGACGGCAGGAATCCCTGCTCTCGGTCGAGAACACGGTGGGCGTCGCCGCCCCCGGAGGTGAGACCGTATGA
- a CDS encoding succinylglutamate desuccinylase/aspartoacylase family protein: MYSIGPLTVAPGERAQGLIPVGTSSYGVELGIPLIVVNGAQDGPVLCVDAGVHGDEYDGQEAVRRVVAEIDPATLRGTLVAIPCMNTPAFEAAARTSGLDHLNLNRIFPGDADGSYSLRLAATFVEQVVPAIDALVDLHTGGTFGEIAPLVILQGGYEELATDMALAAGHELVWKGGKWGGTVRHPTLAAGKPAITIEVGGGTYREENVALHMHSIRNILRQLGMIDGAAELRDTYTTVSGTFARSDAGGFFVGHAEPGDTCKEGDLIATITDHYGDTLEEVLAPQDGIVLWVRRIRTVRPGDEVVIFGEVQGEIRP, encoded by the coding sequence ATGTACTCCATCGGTCCGCTGACCGTCGCCCCCGGCGAGCGCGCCCAAGGCCTCATCCCGGTCGGCACCAGCAGCTACGGTGTGGAACTCGGCATCCCACTGATCGTCGTCAACGGCGCGCAGGACGGCCCGGTGCTGTGTGTGGACGCCGGCGTGCACGGCGACGAGTACGACGGCCAGGAAGCCGTCCGCCGCGTGGTCGCCGAGATCGACCCGGCCACCCTGCGCGGCACGCTCGTCGCCATCCCCTGCATGAACACCCCGGCCTTCGAGGCGGCGGCCCGCACCAGCGGCCTGGACCACCTCAACCTCAACCGCATCTTCCCCGGTGACGCGGACGGCTCGTACTCGCTGCGCCTGGCCGCCACCTTCGTCGAGCAGGTCGTCCCGGCCATCGACGCCCTGGTCGACCTGCACACCGGCGGCACGTTCGGTGAGATCGCCCCGCTGGTCATCCTTCAGGGCGGCTACGAGGAACTGGCGACGGACATGGCCCTCGCGGCCGGGCACGAGCTGGTCTGGAAGGGTGGCAAGTGGGGCGGCACGGTGCGCCATCCCACCCTCGCGGCGGGCAAGCCCGCCATCACCATCGAGGTCGGCGGCGGCACCTACCGCGAGGAGAACGTCGCCCTGCACATGCACTCCATCCGCAACATCCTCCGGCAACTCGGCATGATCGACGGTGCGGCGGAGCTGCGGGACACCTACACCACTGTCTCCGGCACTTTCGCCCGCTCCGACGCCGGCGGCTTCTTCGTCGGCCACGCCGAGCCGGGGGACACCTGCAAGGAAGGCGACCTGATCGCCACCATCACCGACCACTACGGCGACACGCTGGAGGAGGTCCTCGCCCCGCAGGACGGCATCGTGCTCTGGGTCCGCCGGATCCGTACCGTCCGCCCCGGCGACGAGGTCGTCATCTTCGGCGAGGTGCAGGGAGAGATCCGGCCATGA
- a CDS encoding ABC transporter ATP-binding protein — protein MAEFGIATPSVKVAGNKSATATGKSLSVVALRKTYGDVVAVDEASMEIAAGEFVTFLGSSGSGKTTTLMMIAGFCEPDSGTISVGDRDVTRLAPQRRNLGFVFQQYLLFPHMTVSENVAFPLTLRGVGKDEIRRRVGETLEIAGLSGFGGRKPRELSGGQQQRVALCRALVYRPPVILMDEPLGALDKKLRDQLQVEIKTIQQELGLTVIYVTHDQEEALVMSDRIAVMRNGLIEQFDTPRELFERPRTPFVADFLGAANFLPGRVERHTEEHTLVRLDRSGGLLEARRHQLALGTQVKVAVQPGRLRAVATDDGFCTGTVEMATYVGTLVRAGVRIDGKEAPLLRLEVPAGRGPVAGERVGISADPEDVNLFADEQGG, from the coding sequence GTGGCTGAATTCGGTATCGCCACACCGTCCGTCAAGGTGGCCGGCAACAAGTCGGCCACCGCGACCGGCAAGTCGCTGTCGGTGGTGGCTCTGCGCAAGACCTACGGCGACGTCGTCGCCGTCGACGAGGCATCCATGGAGATCGCGGCCGGGGAGTTCGTCACTTTCCTCGGCTCCTCCGGGTCGGGCAAGACCACGACGCTGATGATGATCGCCGGGTTCTGCGAACCCGACTCCGGCACCATCTCCGTCGGGGACCGTGACGTCACCCGCCTCGCCCCGCAGAGGCGGAACCTGGGTTTCGTCTTCCAGCAGTACCTGCTCTTCCCTCACATGACCGTGAGCGAGAACGTCGCTTTCCCGCTGACGCTGCGCGGGGTGGGCAAGGACGAGATCCGCCGCCGGGTGGGCGAGACGCTGGAGATCGCGGGCCTGTCGGGGTTCGGTGGCCGTAAGCCGCGTGAGCTGTCCGGTGGTCAGCAGCAGCGTGTGGCCTTGTGCCGCGCGCTGGTCTACCGGCCGCCGGTCATCCTCATGGACGAACCGCTCGGCGCCCTGGACAAGAAGCTCCGCGACCAGCTCCAGGTCGAGATCAAGACCATCCAGCAGGAACTCGGCCTGACCGTCATCTACGTGACGCACGATCAGGAAGAGGCGCTGGTCATGTCGGACCGCATCGCGGTGATGCGCAACGGCCTGATCGAGCAGTTCGACACCCCCCGGGAGCTGTTCGAGCGGCCGAGGACGCCGTTCGTCGCGGACTTCCTCGGCGCGGCCAACTTCCTGCCCGGCCGCGTGGAGCGGCACACCGAAGAGCACACCCTCGTCCGCCTGGACAGGTCCGGCGGCTTGCTGGAGGCGCGCCGTCACCAGTTGGCCCTGGGTACGCAGGTGAAGGTCGCTGTGCAGCCGGGCCGGCTGCGGGCCGTCGCCACCGACGACGGGTTCTGTACCGGCACGGTCGAGATGGCCACCTACGTGGGCACCCTGGTCCGCGCGGGGGTGCGCATCGACGGCAAGGAGGCGCCGCTGCTGCGGCTGGAGGTCCCGGCCGGCCGTGGCCCGGTCGCCGGTGAGCGGGTCGGGATCTCCGCCGACCCCGAGGACGTCAACCTCTTCGCCGACGAACAGGGAGGGTGA